One segment of Marvinbryantia formatexigens DSM 14469 DNA contains the following:
- a CDS encoding Fic family protein, translating to MRDYNYREKWHKLLTPEVVKKLTLIHEYKGEQRLFIEAHKDALSELIEIAKLQSTEASNRMEGISTTDDRLKNLVQSKTTPRNYSESEIAGYRDVLNTIQESYEYIPINTNYLLQLHRNLYKFLGNVDRGIFRTSDHIIWEADADGNEIIHFRPVDARETPASIDELCKAFCSAKAEVDPLLLDVMFVLDFLCIHPFNAGNGRMSRLLTLLLLYQSGFIVGKYISIEKIMEESKETYYEALRDSSINWHKNKNDYKPFVNYMLDVIVSAYEKFESRAKLLTAPDLSKADRIREIIKNHIGTITKSELMDMNPDISDTTIQRALAELLKSGKIKKIGGGRYTKYVWKAED from the coding sequence ATGAGAGATTATAATTATAGAGAAAAATGGCATAAATTGTTGACTCCGGAAGTAGTTAAGAAACTTACTCTTATTCATGAATATAAGGGAGAACAGAGACTGTTTATTGAAGCTCATAAAGATGCACTCAGCGAGTTGATAGAAATAGCCAAACTTCAGAGTACAGAGGCCTCAAATAGAATGGAAGGTATTTCAACAACAGATGACAGATTGAAGAATTTGGTGCAGTCGAAAACAACTCCACGAAATTACAGTGAGTCTGAAATTGCAGGGTATAGAGATGTATTGAATACGATACAGGAGAGCTACGAATATATTCCAATAAACACCAATTACCTTTTGCAGTTACACAGAAATTTATATAAATTTCTTGGAAATGTAGACAGAGGAATCTTCAGGACTTCGGATCATATTATTTGGGAGGCAGATGCGGACGGGAACGAAATAATCCATTTCAGACCAGTAGATGCCAGGGAAACACCGGCTTCAATAGATGAATTGTGCAAAGCATTCTGTTCGGCAAAGGCTGAGGTCGATCCATTGCTGTTGGATGTTATGTTTGTTTTGGATTTCTTATGTATTCATCCATTTAATGCTGGCAATGGAAGAATGAGCCGATTGCTTACGTTGCTTTTGCTGTATCAGTCAGGCTTTATTGTGGGCAAATATATCAGTATTGAAAAGATAATGGAAGAATCGAAAGAGACTTACTATGAAGCACTTCGAGATAGTTCCATAAACTGGCATAAAAATAAAAATGATTATAAGCCTTTTGTGAATTATATGCTTGATGTGATTGTAAGTGCTTATGAAAAATTTGAATCCAGAGCGAAGTTACTGACAGCTCCTGATTTGTCAAAAGCAGATCGTATTCGGGAAATAATCAAAAATCATATAGGTACGATTACAAAATCTGAGTTGATGGATATGAATCCGGATATCAGCGATACAACAATACAGCGAGCTTTGGCAGAACTATTGAAAAGTGGAAAAATAAAAAAAATCGGCGGAGGACGTTACACAAAGTATGTGTGGAAAGCGGAGGACTAA
- a CDS encoding HsdM family class I SAM-dependent methyltransferase, which yields MITGELKNKIDGLWDIFASGGLVNPLEVIEQITYLMFIHDLDDSDNTRAKESAMLGLPYQSIFPDEVKIGERTIDGSQLKWSVFHDFPAERMYSVIQEWVFPFIKTLHNDKDSAYSKYMDDAIFKLPTPLVLSKVVDSLDEIYKMMNEIQIADVRGDVYEYLLSKIAQSGRNGQFRTPRHIIRMMVEMMDPSSDEVICDPACGTSGFLVAAGEYLKENRKEEIFFDKQKKDHYMNHMFHGYDMDRTMLRIGAMNMMTHGIDNPFIEYRDSLSDQNPDKDKYSLILANPPFKGSLDAESVSGDLLKVCKTKKTELLFLALFLRMLKIGGRCACIVPDGVLFGSSKAHKDIRKEIVENQRLEAVISMPSGVFKPYAGVSTAIIIFTKTEHGGTDYVWFYDMTADGFSLDDKRTPIAENDIPDIIGRFKNLDKETERKRTDKSFMVPKQDIVDNGYDLSINKYKEIEYVPVEYPPTSEIMADIREIEREIGKEMDELERLLNL from the coding sequence ATGATTACGGGCGAATTAAAAAATAAAATTGACGGTTTATGGGATATTTTTGCTTCCGGTGGGTTGGTAAATCCACTTGAAGTAATCGAGCAGATTACGTATCTGATGTTTATCCATGATTTGGATGATTCGGATAATACAAGGGCGAAAGAAAGTGCAATGCTCGGACTTCCATATCAGAGTATTTTTCCGGATGAAGTAAAGATCGGAGAAAGAACGATTGATGGTTCGCAGCTCAAGTGGTCAGTCTTTCACGATTTTCCGGCAGAGAGAATGTATTCAGTAATACAGGAATGGGTATTTCCGTTTATAAAAACATTGCACAATGATAAGGATAGCGCTTACTCAAAATATATGGATGATGCAATTTTTAAACTGCCGACACCACTTGTTTTATCAAAAGTAGTAGATTCGTTGGATGAAATTTATAAGATGATGAATGAAATTCAGATTGCGGATGTACGGGGGGATGTATATGAGTATCTTTTGTCAAAAATTGCGCAGTCAGGTCGTAATGGACAGTTTAGAACACCCAGGCATATTATCCGTATGATGGTCGAAATGATGGATCCTTCCAGCGACGAGGTGATCTGTGACCCTGCCTGCGGAACATCTGGATTCCTGGTAGCCGCAGGAGAATATTTGAAAGAAAACAGGAAGGAAGAAATTTTCTTTGATAAACAGAAGAAAGATCATTATATGAACCATATGTTTCATGGATATGATATGGATCGGACAATGCTTCGCATCGGAGCAATGAACATGATGACTCATGGAATAGATAATCCATTTATTGAATATAGAGACAGCTTGTCGGATCAGAATCCGGATAAGGATAAGTATTCGTTAATACTTGCAAATCCACCGTTTAAGGGAAGCCTTGATGCAGAGTCGGTATCTGGAGATTTGCTTAAAGTATGTAAGACAAAGAAAACGGAATTACTATTCCTGGCGTTATTTCTCCGTATGTTAAAGATAGGGGGGAGATGTGCCTGCATTGTCCCGGATGGCGTGCTGTTTGGCTCATCAAAGGCACATAAAGACATCAGAAAAGAAATTGTTGAGAATCAGAGATTAGAAGCAGTTATTTCTATGCCTTCCGGTGTGTTCAAACCATATGCAGGAGTATCAACAGCTATTATTATATTTACAAAAACGGAACATGGCGGAACAGATTATGTATGGTTTTATGACATGACGGCAGATGGATTCAGCCTGGATGATAAACGGACTCCAATTGCAGAAAATGATATTCCTGATATTATTGGAAGATTCAAAAATTTAGATAAGGAAACAGAAAGAAAACGTACAGATAAATCATTTATGGTTCCGAAACAGGATATCGTTGATAATGGTTATGATCTTAGCATTAATAAATATAAAGAAATCGAGTATGTACCGGTTGAATATCCACCCACATCAGAAATTATGGCTGATATTCGTGAAATTGAAAGGGAGATTGGTAAGGAAATGGATGAGTTGGAGAGGCTGCTGAATTTATAG